The proteins below come from a single Prochlorococcus marinus str. MIT 9215 genomic window:
- the dusA gene encoding tRNA dihydrouridine(20/20a) synthase DusA translates to MNFIQPNSIKNIHKLSIAPMMDCTDKHFRMIMRKITSKALLYTEMIVAQSLVYTKKKEKFLDFNSEEHPISIQFGGDDPKILKEAARMAQDWGYDEINFNVGCPSPKVCSGNFGASLMKDPEKVAKCMESLKNNSSLPVTIKHRIGLDNDDSFVTLNNFVRVIANAGADRFTVHARKAILKGLNPKQNRTIPPLNYDIVKKLKKSNPELLIEINGGLANINESLKALNDFDGVMIGRSVYQHPLRWSEIDQKIYGINTRPKSASDIIFSLIPYIEAHLSKGGKSWDICKHLINLVEGIPKAKIWRNQISKKSIKKELSIEYLFKLTTELKEMGF, encoded by the coding sequence ATGAATTTCATTCAGCCTAATTCTATTAAAAATATTCATAAATTAAGTATTGCTCCAATGATGGATTGTACTGATAAACATTTCAGAATGATAATGAGAAAAATTACTTCTAAGGCTCTACTATATACAGAAATGATTGTGGCCCAGAGTTTAGTTTATACCAAGAAAAAAGAAAAATTTCTAGATTTTAATAGTGAAGAACATCCGATATCAATTCAGTTTGGAGGGGACGATCCTAAAATCCTTAAAGAGGCAGCCCGTATGGCACAGGATTGGGGTTATGACGAAATAAATTTTAATGTTGGTTGTCCGAGTCCAAAAGTCTGTTCTGGCAATTTTGGCGCTTCACTTATGAAAGACCCTGAAAAAGTAGCAAAATGTATGGAATCATTAAAAAATAATTCCAGCTTACCGGTTACGATCAAACACAGAATCGGTTTAGACAACGATGATAGTTTTGTCACCTTAAATAATTTCGTTAGAGTTATCGCAAATGCTGGTGCAGATAGATTTACGGTTCACGCAAGGAAAGCCATACTAAAAGGTCTAAATCCAAAACAAAATAGGACCATACCTCCACTAAATTACGATATAGTAAAAAAATTGAAAAAATCAAATCCAGAATTATTAATAGAAATCAATGGGGGTTTAGCAAATATCAACGAATCGTTAAAAGCCTTAAATGATTTTGATGGGGTCATGATTGGACGATCAGTATATCAACATCCCTTAAGATGGTCTGAGATTGATCAAAAAATTTATGGGATTAATACTAGACCTAAATCTGCTTCAGATATTATATTCTCGTTAATTCCTTACATAGAAGCTCATTTAAGTAAAGGAGGAAAATCTTGGGATATTTGTAAACATCTTATAAATTTAGTTGAAGGTATACCAAAAGCAAAAATTTGGAGAAATCAAATTTCAAAAAAATCTATAAAAAAAGAATTAAGTATTGAGTATCTATTTAAATTAACAACAGAACTTAAAGAAATGGGTTTCTAA
- the argH gene encoding argininosuccinate lyase: MAKVWSKRFDNALDPFIEKFNASIGFDRKLILEDLDCSIAHAKMLGKTQVLTSSESSQIINGLELIKVEYLEGKFSPGLPSEDIHYSIEEKLISLIGETGKKLHTGRSRNDQVGTDIRLWLRKEIDKIEILITDLQKSFFNIAKSNIYTLIPGYTHMQRAQPLSLAHHLLAYIEMLQRDRERFKEVRARVNISPLGAAALAGTKIKIDRQFTASELGFEKIYKNSIDAVSDRDFCIEFVSASALSMSHLSKISEEIILWVTDEFSFAKLTDKCATGSSLMPQKKNPDVPELIRGKTGRVYGHLQALLTMVKGVPLSYNKDFQEDKEPIFDTAETISSCMKAMTILINEGIEFNIKNLSDSVENDFSNATDLADYLVGKDVPFRTAYQVVGEIVKYCLKRKMLFKNLKIGEFKKFHPEFDEDVFSDLKPHNVVKSRNSEGGTGFVQVEKELNHWQKKLLL; the protein is encoded by the coding sequence ATGGCAAAAGTTTGGAGTAAAAGGTTTGATAATGCACTTGACCCTTTTATTGAAAAGTTTAATGCCTCAATTGGTTTTGATAGGAAGCTTATTTTAGAAGATTTAGATTGCTCGATTGCTCATGCGAAAATGCTTGGCAAAACTCAAGTATTAACCTCTTCTGAATCTTCGCAAATTATTAATGGTCTAGAGTTAATAAAAGTTGAGTATTTGGAAGGTAAATTTTCTCCTGGCCTACCTTCTGAAGATATTCATTATTCTATAGAAGAAAAATTGATAAGTTTAATTGGTGAAACTGGAAAAAAATTACATACAGGTAGAAGTAGAAATGATCAAGTTGGAACAGATATCAGATTGTGGTTAAGAAAAGAGATAGACAAAATTGAAATTTTAATTACCGATTTGCAAAAATCCTTTTTCAATATTGCGAAATCTAATATTTATACCTTAATTCCAGGATATACCCACATGCAAAGAGCTCAACCATTATCTTTGGCTCATCATTTATTGGCTTATATAGAAATGCTTCAAAGAGATCGTGAAAGGTTTAAAGAAGTACGCGCTAGAGTAAATATTTCTCCTTTAGGAGCTGCAGCATTAGCTGGAACAAAAATAAAAATTGATAGGCAATTTACAGCCTCAGAATTAGGTTTTGAAAAGATTTATAAAAACAGTATTGATGCAGTTAGTGATAGAGATTTTTGTATTGAGTTTGTTTCTGCTTCTGCTTTGTCAATGTCTCATTTAAGTAAAATTTCAGAGGAAATAATTTTATGGGTAACTGATGAATTTTCTTTTGCAAAATTAACAGATAAATGTGCCACAGGAAGCAGCTTAATGCCGCAGAAAAAAAATCCTGATGTTCCTGAATTGATAAGAGGTAAGACGGGAAGAGTGTATGGACATCTTCAGGCATTGTTAACTATGGTAAAAGGTGTGCCGCTTTCATATAATAAGGATTTTCAAGAGGATAAAGAGCCAATATTTGATACTGCAGAAACAATATCCTCTTGTATGAAAGCAATGACTATTTTAATTAATGAGGGCATTGAATTTAATATTAAAAATTTATCTGATTCTGTAGAAAATGACTTTTCAAATGCTACTGATTTGGCAGATTACTTAGTTGGTAAAGACGTTCCTTTTAGGACTGCTTATCAAGTTGTTGGCGAAATTGTTAAATATTGCTTGAAGAGAAAAATGTTATTTAAGAATCTTAAAATTGGTGAGTTTAAGAAATTTCATCCCGAATTTGATGAGGATGTTTTTTCGGATCTTAAACCTCATAACGTCGTTAAATCAAGAAATAGTGAAGGTGGTACAGGTTTTGTTCAGGTAGAAAAAGAGTTAAATCATTGGCAAAAAAAATTGTTGCTTTGA
- the rsgA gene encoding ribosome small subunit-dependent GTPase A, with translation MKSNSKHLGLVTKKFNDFFSVDIKTQEKYGNSDKFLCKVRKSINFKDQLIYVGDQVFIENIDLKRKRALITSLKKRKNLLVRPSVANISNIYITFSVEEPELNLSQVNRFLISAESMGVEVSLVLTKCDLISDTRRFFLINKFEKWGYQAITLNLEKSDHFNNLIVELKKKECSIFMGPSGVGKTTLLNMIIPGLQNSTAPVSNKIKRGKNTTRNVELFSISNQSYIVDTPGFNMQPLNVDIRLLPSLYSEINKQLIDEKINCKFRNCLHLNDEGCNLNKSFERYSFYKDMIESSKSHYYQNQED, from the coding sequence ATGAAAAGTAATAGTAAACATTTAGGTTTGGTTACGAAAAAATTTAATGATTTTTTTTCAGTTGACATAAAAACTCAAGAAAAATATGGAAATAGCGATAAATTTTTATGTAAGGTCAGGAAGTCTATAAATTTTAAGGATCAATTAATTTATGTTGGAGACCAAGTATTCATCGAAAATATTGATTTAAAAAGAAAGCGCGCATTGATAACAAGTCTAAAAAAAAGAAAAAATTTATTAGTTAGACCCTCAGTTGCAAACATTTCTAATATATACATTACTTTTTCTGTTGAAGAACCAGAGTTAAATTTGTCTCAAGTTAATAGGTTTTTGATATCAGCAGAATCGATGGGAGTTGAAGTGTCATTAGTTTTGACAAAATGTGATTTAATTTCAGATACAAGAAGATTTTTTTTAATCAATAAATTTGAGAAATGGGGTTATCAAGCAATAACTTTAAATTTAGAGAAATCTGATCACTTTAATAATTTAATAGTTGAGTTAAAGAAAAAAGAGTGTTCAATTTTTATGGGACCATCTGGTGTTGGAAAAACTACTTTGCTTAATATGATAATTCCAGGTCTTCAAAATAGTACTGCTCCAGTTTCCAATAAAATTAAGAGAGGTAAAAACACTACTCGAAATGTTGAGTTATTTTCTATATCAAATCAAAGTTACATTGTAGATACACCTGGTTTTAATATGCAACCTCTAAATGTTGATATTAGGTTGTTACCAAGTCTTTATTCAGAGATAAATAAACAGTTAATTGATGAAAAAATTAACTGTAAATTTCGTAACTGCTTACATTTAAACGATGAAGGCTGTAATTTAAATAAATCTTTTGAAAGATATTCTTTTTATAAAGATATGATTGAGTCTTCTAAGAGTCACTATTATCAAAACCAGGAAGATTAA
- the msrB gene encoding peptide-methionine (R)-S-oxide reductase MsrB, whose product MNKFLSRRTFILIPTMSILKIIFKPMQVLASSIVSKEEWKFSKDEWKAKLSPESYYILREEGTERAFSSQLNNEKRKGIFHCLGCNLPLFSSDKKYDSGTGWPSFWDSIQGSVETKVDFKLIVPRTEYHCSRCGGHQGHVFNDGPLPTGKRYCNNGLALRFVPE is encoded by the coding sequence ATGAATAAATTTCTATCAAGAAGAACTTTTATTCTAATTCCTACTATGTCAATCTTAAAAATAATCTTTAAGCCTATGCAAGTATTAGCTTCCTCAATTGTTTCTAAAGAAGAGTGGAAGTTCTCAAAAGACGAATGGAAAGCTAAGCTTAGTCCCGAGTCTTACTATATTTTGAGGGAGGAAGGAACTGAAAGGGCCTTTAGCAGTCAATTAAATAATGAGAAAAGAAAAGGAATTTTTCACTGTTTAGGATGTAATTTGCCGCTTTTTTCCTCAGATAAAAAGTACGATAGTGGTACAGGATGGCCAAGTTTTTGGGATTCAATACAAGGATCAGTAGAAACTAAAGTTGATTTTAAGTTAATTGTTCCTAGAACCGAATATCATTGCTCTAGATGTGGAGGTCATCAAGGACATGTTTTTAATGATGGGCCACTTCCTACGGGTAAAAGGTATTGCAATAATGGATTAGCATTAAGGTTTGTTCCTGAATAA
- a CDS encoding SpoIIE family protein phosphatase: MTDNQKEKIFSNKFIQNFLENDSTLTMQNKYKFAEIASSLAYYLKSFSNINKLLDYICLIFKHIFSENIILIIPLNYEGEIWRDNIKISANDEYSKIQDEITSFLNQFHFSKNFKIKQSLTFENALKNYFKEYHLETKKILSRGKCRGFIYIFSKDISRNLITENNNFNFIANCLAVGLENHYLIKIKKKHENVDREISTGAEIQSQLLPDYCPIIHGIDLAAHCRPALQLGGDYYDFMCLKTNISEKRKEKSRWAFVIGDVMGKGIPAGLLMTMLRGMLRAEVLTGLPPDRILHDLNQLAINDLDQSHRFVTLFYSDYDPRTRKLRFANAAHNPPLLWKSSDQKILKLDAEGFVLGLQKDAEYHCGEIKLSENDLVLYYTDGVIDTSNSLGQRFDEERLIEILTKLCKQSYTSQEILNRIFKKLDDFTGQNRHLEDDASMIIFQLR, translated from the coding sequence TTGACAGATAATCAAAAAGAAAAAATATTTTCGAATAAATTTATTCAAAATTTTTTAGAAAATGATTCAACTCTAACCATGCAAAATAAATATAAATTTGCTGAAATTGCATCTTCATTAGCATATTATTTAAAATCATTTTCAAATATAAATAAATTACTTGATTATATATGCTTAATTTTTAAACATATTTTTTCTGAGAATATAATTTTAATTATTCCTTTAAATTATGAGGGAGAGATATGGCGCGATAATATAAAAATTTCTGCTAACGATGAATATTCAAAAATACAAGATGAAATTACTAGTTTTTTGAATCAATTTCATTTTTCAAAAAATTTTAAAATAAAACAAAGTTTAACTTTTGAAAATGCTTTAAAAAATTATTTTAAAGAATATCATCTTGAAACAAAAAAAATACTTTCTAGAGGTAAATGTAGAGGATTTATTTACATTTTCTCCAAAGATATTTCTAGGAACTTGATTACTGAAAACAACAATTTTAATTTTATTGCAAATTGTCTAGCTGTTGGATTAGAAAATCACTACTTAATAAAAATAAAGAAAAAGCATGAGAACGTTGATAGAGAAATTTCTACTGGTGCTGAAATTCAATCTCAATTGCTCCCGGATTATTGTCCAATTATCCATGGTATAGACTTAGCTGCGCACTGTAGACCAGCTCTCCAGTTGGGCGGGGATTACTATGATTTTATGTGCTTGAAGACCAATATCTCTGAAAAAAGAAAAGAAAAATCAAGATGGGCTTTTGTAATAGGTGATGTTATGGGTAAAGGGATTCCAGCTGGTCTTTTAATGACTATGTTAAGAGGAATGCTACGTGCAGAGGTTCTTACAGGTTTGCCTCCAGATAGAATTTTGCATGATTTGAATCAACTAGCAATAAATGATTTAGATCAATCCCATAGATTTGTGACATTATTTTATTCTGATTATGATCCTAGAACTAGAAAATTGAGATTCGCTAATGCGGCTCATAACCCTCCTTTGCTTTGGAAAAGTTCAGATCAGAAAATTTTAAAATTAGATGCAGAAGGATTTGTTCTTGGATTACAAAAAGATGCTGAATATCATTGTGGTGAAATTAAGCTTAGTGAAAATGATTTAGTTCTTTACTATACAGATGGAGTAATTGATACTTCTAACTCTTTAGGGCAAAGATTTGATGAGGAAAGGTTAATTGAAATTCTTACAAAATTATGCAAGCAATCTTATACATCCCAAGAAATTTTAAATAGAATATTTAAAAAGTTAGATGATTTTACAGGGCAAAATAGACATCTAGAAGATGATGCATCGATGATTATTTTTCAATTAAGATAG
- the murC gene encoding UDP-N-acetylmuramate--L-alanine ligase, translating into MDKEFLLKSHFHFIGIGGIGMSALAMGLLKKGCSISGSDLVKNNETNRLEELGAVIFTSQVQQNIEFVISKFTNKLINFVVSSAIKPENEEFFYCRAKNLSIKHRSEILAMLMETYTAFAVAGSHGKTSTSTFLSTILELCTHDSSSITGGIIPIYNSNCHLENTKYLVAEVDESDGTINQYKSDIGIINNIDFDHCDHFSDLNEVISSFRSFAKNSKKLLLNFDCETSRNNFFSNSKWSNTTTKNVAYAIIPTQINSKYTIGKYYEHGNFVSNLNIPIPGLHNLSNITAAIAASRMIGVDFIEIKRNIKYLKLPKKRFEFRGQINERLLYDDYAHHPNEIKETIKLGKLFIKQKNNNEFQKSRLIAIFQPHRYSRVKQFTREFAEELSKADVIYVTSIYGAGEENEDRITSKIITDLIYKKNKNVCYINNYHKITENFYELTQKGDLILNMGAGDCHDFWSILKEKN; encoded by the coding sequence TTGGATAAAGAATTTCTATTGAAAAGTCATTTCCATTTTATTGGGATCGGAGGTATTGGAATGTCAGCATTAGCAATGGGTTTACTTAAAAAAGGTTGTTCAATTTCAGGATCTGATTTAGTTAAAAACAATGAAACTAATAGATTAGAGGAATTAGGTGCAGTAATCTTTACTTCTCAAGTTCAACAAAATATTGAATTTGTAATTTCAAAATTTACCAACAAATTGATAAATTTTGTTGTAAGCTCCGCAATTAAGCCAGAAAATGAAGAATTTTTTTACTGCAGAGCAAAAAATTTGTCAATAAAACATCGTTCGGAGATACTTGCAATGCTCATGGAGACTTACACTGCATTTGCAGTAGCAGGCAGCCACGGCAAAACATCAACCAGTACATTTCTTTCTACAATACTTGAATTATGTACACATGATTCTTCTTCGATAACTGGAGGAATAATCCCTATCTACAACTCTAATTGTCATTTAGAAAATACAAAATATTTAGTAGCTGAAGTTGATGAATCTGATGGGACAATTAATCAATATAAATCTGATATTGGAATAATCAATAACATTGATTTTGATCATTGCGATCATTTTTCTGATTTAAATGAAGTCATATCTTCTTTCAGAAGTTTCGCTAAAAACTCTAAAAAATTATTACTCAATTTTGATTGTGAAACCTCAAGAAATAATTTTTTTTCTAATAGTAAATGGTCAAACACTACTACCAAAAACGTAGCTTATGCAATAATACCGACTCAAATTAATTCAAAATATACGATTGGTAAATATTATGAACATGGAAATTTTGTTAGTAATTTAAATATTCCGATACCGGGATTACACAATCTATCTAATATCACCGCAGCAATAGCAGCTTCGAGAATGATAGGTGTAGATTTTATAGAAATTAAGAGAAATATAAAATATCTTAAACTGCCAAAAAAAAGATTTGAATTCAGAGGCCAAATAAATGAAAGACTTTTATACGATGATTATGCACATCACCCAAACGAAATAAAAGAGACAATTAAACTTGGAAAATTATTTATTAAGCAAAAAAATAATAATGAATTTCAAAAAAGTAGATTAATAGCGATATTTCAACCTCATAGATACTCTCGAGTAAAACAATTTACTAGAGAATTCGCTGAAGAATTATCAAAAGCGGATGTCATTTATGTAACCAGTATTTATGGAGCAGGAGAGGAAAATGAAGATAGAATTACTTCAAAAATTATTACTGATTTAATTTATAAAAAAAATAAAAATGTTTGTTATATCAATAATTATCATAAAATTACAGAGAATTTTTACGAATTAACTCAAAAAGGGGACTTAATTTTGAATATGGGAGCTGGCGATTGTCATGATTTCTGGTCGATTTTAAAAGAAAAAAATTAA
- the grpE gene encoding nucleotide exchange factor GrpE codes for MIENQSDNIDNKEKDVSNQDNAPEDISSEQNSTNENDELTSQKKEAINTEELKNTISNNDARLKQLEKEHETLKNQYVRISADFDNFRKRQSRDQDDLKIQIVSKTLTAILPIVDNFERARQQLQPESEEAQALHRSYQGLYKQLVEVLKQQGVSPMRVVGQQFDPNLHEAVLREPSEESDEDFIIEELQRGYHLEGKVLRHALVKVSMGPGKQNSQQEVEKDTVEEDVNSEVNTSEDV; via the coding sequence ATGATTGAAAATCAATCAGACAATATTGATAATAAAGAAAAAGATGTTTCTAATCAGGATAATGCTCCTGAAGATATATCATCTGAGCAAAATTCAACTAATGAAAATGATGAATTAACTTCTCAAAAAAAAGAAGCAATAAATACAGAAGAATTAAAAAATACTATTTCCAATAATGATGCAAGATTAAAACAGTTAGAAAAAGAGCATGAAACATTAAAAAATCAATATGTAAGGATTTCAGCAGATTTTGATAATTTTAGAAAAAGGCAGTCTAGGGATCAGGACGATTTAAAAATACAAATTGTTTCAAAGACTTTAACTGCAATACTTCCTATTGTTGATAATTTTGAAAGAGCAAGACAACAACTTCAACCAGAAAGTGAAGAAGCTCAAGCTCTTCATAGAAGCTATCAAGGATTGTATAAACAATTGGTAGAAGTTTTAAAACAACAGGGAGTTTCACCTATGAGAGTTGTTGGTCAGCAATTCGATCCAAACTTGCATGAAGCTGTACTAAGAGAGCCTAGTGAAGAGTCTGATGAGGATTTTATTATTGAAGAATTGCAGCGAGGATATCATCTAGAAGGTAAGGTTTTGAGACATGCATTGGTTAAGGTTTCTATGGGACCCGGTAAACAAAATTCACAACAGGAAGTAGAAAAGGATACAGTTGAAGAGGATGTTAATTCGGAAGTAAATACTTCTGAAGATGTATAA
- a CDS encoding RNA recognition motif domain-containing protein: MSIFVGNLPFRAEREDVIQLFAPFGEVVNCSLPLERDTGRKRGFAFIEMGDEAIEATAIDGLQGTELMGRPLRINKAEPRGSGGSRRGGRGGYVGGNNGGYGGGNSGGYGGGYGGGNNGGYGGGYGGGNSGGYGGGYGGGNSGGYGGGNSGGYGGGYGGGNPESNSSYTNKSSGAEGWEDRSYGDSSENSEYESGRSRRKRGMSNQGNSSNDTN; this comes from the coding sequence GTGAGTATTTTTGTTGGCAATTTGCCTTTCCGTGCAGAGCGTGAAGATGTTATCCAATTGTTTGCCCCTTTTGGTGAGGTTGTAAACTGTTCTCTTCCTTTGGAAAGAGATACTGGAAGGAAAAGAGGATTCGCATTTATTGAAATGGGAGATGAGGCTATTGAGGCAACAGCTATTGATGGCCTACAAGGTACGGAACTTATGGGCAGACCATTAAGAATTAATAAAGCCGAGCCAAGAGGTTCTGGTGGATCTCGTAGAGGAGGAAGAGGAGGATATGTTGGCGGGAATAACGGTGGCTACGGCGGTGGAAATAGCGGTGGCTACGGTGGCGGCTACGGCGGTGGAAATAACGGTGGCTACGGTGGCGGCTACGGCGGTGGAAATAGCGGTGGCTACGGTGGCGGCTACGGCGGTGGAAATAGCGGTGGCTACGGCGGTGGAAATAGCGGTGGCTACGGTGGCGGCTACGGCGGTGGAAATCCCGAATCTAATAGCTCTTACACTAATAAATCTTCCGGAGCAGAAGGCTGGGAAGATAGAAGTTATGGAGATTCTTCTGAAAACTCTGAATATGAAAGTGGTAGGAGCAGGAGAAAAAGGGGAATGTCAAATCAGGGTAATTCTTCAAACGATACAAATTAG
- a CDS encoding YbaB/EbfC family nucleoid-associated protein — MAGFGLPNFGQLTEAFKKAKQIQQDAQKLQDELENMEIEGKSDDEMIKVWISGNQLPLKVEVQENILNADKEKIEKNILQAIQKAHESSTTTMKERMNDLTGGLNLNLPGFDNSDS; from the coding sequence ATGGCGGGTTTTGGACTTCCTAACTTTGGACAACTTACAGAAGCTTTTAAAAAAGCTAAACAAATTCAGCAAGATGCTCAAAAATTGCAAGATGAACTTGAAAATATGGAAATTGAAGGAAAAAGTGATGATGAAATGATAAAAGTCTGGATAAGTGGAAACCAACTTCCATTAAAGGTAGAAGTTCAAGAAAATATCTTAAATGCAGATAAAGAAAAAATAGAGAAAAATATTTTACAAGCTATTCAAAAAGCTCATGAATCATCTACGACAACTATGAAAGAAAGGATGAATGATTTGACTGGTGGATTAAATCTTAATCTTCCTGGTTTTGATAATAGTGACTCTTAG
- the murB gene encoding UDP-N-acetylmuramate dehydrogenase yields MNKKNFSENCNLSSYTTIKVGGVAEYFAEPRNIDEFLYLIKWANLNKQRCQIIGAGSNLLINNIFIKGLVVCTKKMKSLTIEPHSGIVEAEAGVMLPTLSNSLAKNGLQGGEWAVGIPGTLGGAIYMNAGTGNLSLAKNLISVKVINNKTLEKLEIKKKDINFKYRFSSFQKNDLTIVSARLHFEPNGNLEQLIQKTKNNLKLKIETQPYHQPSFGSVFKNPENNYAAKLIDDLGLKGFKIGGAEISTMHSNFIINTSSASSKDIYELITVIQQKVLQNKGVFLQPEVRMIGFDYPN; encoded by the coding sequence ATGAATAAAAAAAATTTCTCTGAGAACTGTAATTTAAGTAGTTATACAACTATAAAAGTGGGAGGAGTGGCTGAATATTTTGCTGAGCCTAGAAACATTGACGAATTTTTATATCTAATAAAATGGGCTAATTTAAACAAACAAAGATGCCAAATAATTGGCGCAGGTTCAAATCTTTTAATAAATAATATTTTCATTAAAGGTTTAGTTGTATGTACAAAAAAAATGAAATCATTAACTATAGAACCACATTCAGGAATCGTTGAGGCGGAAGCAGGCGTAATGCTCCCAACATTATCTAATTCTCTTGCTAAAAATGGTTTACAAGGAGGTGAATGGGCTGTAGGAATTCCAGGAACATTAGGAGGAGCAATTTACATGAATGCTGGCACTGGTAATTTATCCCTCGCAAAAAATCTTATTTCCGTAAAAGTTATAAATAATAAAACTCTTGAAAAACTTGAAATTAAAAAAAAAGATATAAATTTTAAGTATAGATTTAGCTCCTTTCAAAAAAATGACTTAACAATTGTTAGTGCAAGACTACATTTTGAGCCTAATGGAAATCTCGAACAATTAATTCAAAAAACGAAAAATAACCTTAAATTAAAAATAGAAACACAACCATATCATCAACCAAGTTTTGGTAGTGTTTTTAAAAATCCTGAAAATAATTATGCAGCAAAACTAATTGATGATTTAGGTTTAAAGGGATTTAAAATTGGCGGTGCAGAAATTTCTACAATGCATTCAAATTTTATAATTAACACTTCTTCAGCCAGTTCAAAAGATATTTATGAATTAATAACAGTGATTCAACAAAAAGTACTACAAAATAAAGGAGTTTTTTTGCAACCGGAAGTAAGAATGATTGGTTTTGACTATCCTAACTAA
- a CDS encoding sulfurtransferase TusA family protein: MNSLKHLDLKSVPCPLNVIKIKLALEKLSKNEQLIVELDRGEQEEMVLNNLKEMGCLFKQFNENEEFIKIKILNEK, translated from the coding sequence ATGAATTCTTTAAAGCATTTGGATCTTAAATCTGTTCCATGCCCTTTAAATGTTATTAAGATTAAATTGGCTTTGGAGAAGTTATCCAAAAATGAACAACTTATAGTTGAACTAGATAGAGGAGAACAAGAAGAAATGGTATTAAACAATTTAAAAGAGATGGGATGTTTGTTTAAACAATTCAATGAAAATGAAGAATTTATAAAAATAAAAATATTGAATGAAAAGTAA
- the dnaJ gene encoding molecular chaperone DnaJ, translating into MADFYQILGVSRDADADTLKRAYRKLARQYHPDVNKEPGAEDKFKEIGKAYEALADPETRARYDQFGEAGLGGAAGMPDMGDMGGFADLFETFFNGGFGGQNSQGGRTQRRGPQQGDDLRYDLNVDFKDAIFGQQRDIKIPHLETCEVCRGIGAKPGTGPKNCSTCGGSGQVRRATRTPFGNFTQVAECPSCNGAGQIIVDPCVSCGGNGVKQVRKKLRINIPAGVDTGTKLRVSGEGNVGLKGGPPGDLYVFIKVKNDSKLKRDGVTIYSEIAVSYLQAILGDTVKITTVDGNVNLKIPSGTQPNTTLSLENKGVPRLGNPVARGNHEVLVKVKLPTRITDEERKLLEGLASQYSDKNINSGSGLFSKLFGKES; encoded by the coding sequence ATGGCTGATTTTTACCAAATACTTGGAGTTTCAAGAGATGCTGATGCTGATACCTTAAAAAGGGCTTATAGAAAATTGGCAAGACAATATCATCCTGATGTTAATAAAGAACCAGGGGCTGAAGATAAATTTAAAGAAATTGGCAAGGCTTATGAAGCATTAGCTGATCCTGAGACAAGAGCTAGATACGATCAGTTTGGAGAGGCTGGTCTTGGAGGCGCGGCTGGAATGCCTGATATGGGAGATATGGGTGGCTTTGCAGATTTATTTGAAACCTTTTTTAATGGTGGCTTTGGCGGACAAAATTCTCAGGGAGGCAGAACTCAAAGAAGAGGCCCTCAACAAGGAGATGATCTAAGGTATGATCTTAATGTTGATTTTAAAGATGCAATATTTGGCCAACAAAGAGACATTAAAATTCCTCATCTAGAGACCTGCGAAGTCTGTAGAGGTATAGGTGCTAAACCAGGAACAGGACCAAAAAACTGTTCAACATGTGGAGGAAGTGGACAAGTTAGAAGAGCTACGAGAACACCTTTTGGTAATTTCACACAAGTAGCTGAATGTCCTTCATGCAATGGAGCTGGTCAGATAATTGTAGATCCATGCGTAAGTTGCGGCGGTAATGGAGTCAAGCAAGTCAGAAAAAAATTAAGAATTAATATTCCTGCAGGAGTTGATACTGGTACGAAATTAAGAGTTTCTGGAGAAGGAAATGTTGGTTTAAAAGGTGGCCCACCTGGAGATCTTTATGTTTTTATCAAGGTCAAGAATGATTCAAAACTTAAAAGAGATGGTGTTACTATTTACTCAGAAATTGCGGTGAGTTATCTACAGGCGATTTTAGGTGACACTGTTAAAATTACTACAGTTGATGGAAATGTTAATTTAAAAATTCCAAGTGGTACGCAGCCAAATACAACTCTTTCACTTGAGAATAAAGGGGTACCTAGACTTGGTAATCCGGTTGCTAGGGGAAATCATGAAGTCTTAGTAAAGGTAAAATTGCCAACTCGTATAACTGATGAAGAACGGAAGCTTTTAGAGGGTCTAGCCTCTCAATATTCAGATAAAAATATTAATTCTGGTAGTGGACTTTTTAGTAAATTATTTGGCAAGGAATCCTAA